The Mytilus trossulus isolate FHL-02 chromosome 13, PNRI_Mtr1.1.1.hap1, whole genome shotgun sequence genome has a segment encoding these proteins:
- the LOC134694878 gene encoding uncharacterized protein LOC134694878, giving the protein MVLLLSGSLCVLLLNIIDLAGASRKKGVGIVRSKHYECSDEGNFNNVHWWYDWQQSPDFMHSHHHCPADVRAGYVPMVNGKHFDRGINISANAHYLLGFNDPDRRDQANLSASQAAVMWKELEANAVGKILVGPAVSSLDWLQQFMQQCHNCRIDHVAVHIFNCNANEIMRLLKQAWDRFEKPIWLTEFACPHTTSANDQLRLMREILPLLESAPYVYRYAWFASRWMKHLDGGNTVDISATLIKENTVELSALGHYYNNFMH; this is encoded by the exons atgG TGTTATTGTTATCTGGATCGTTATGTGTACTTTTACTCAACATCATTGACCTGGCTGGTGCATCTCGCAAGAAGGGTGTTGGAATAGTGAGAAGCAAACATTATGAGTGTTCAGATGAAGGCAATTTTAATAACGTTCATTGGTG GTATGACTGGCAGCAATCACCTGATTTCATGCACTCTCATCATCACTGTCCGGCAGACGTTAGAGCCGGGTATGTACCGATGGTAAACGGCAAACATTTCGACAGAGGAATCAATATTTCTGCAAATGCACATTATCTTCTAGGTTTTAATGACCCTGACCGTCGTGATCAGGCAAATCTATCAGCATCACAGGCTGCAGTTATGTGGAAGGAATTGGAAGCAAATGCCGTAGGAAAGATCTTAGTTGGTCCTGCAGTTAGTAGTCTCGACTGGTTACAACAATTTATGCAGCAATGTCATAATTGCAGAATTGACCACGTGGCTGTCCATATCTTTAATTGCAATGCAAACGAAATTATGAGACTTCTTAAGCAAGCATGGGATAGGTTTGAAAAACCAATCTGGCTTACAGAATTCGCTTGTCCTCATACTACATCAGCAAATGATCAGCTTCGGTTAATGAGAGAAATTCTGCCACTGTTGGAGTCTGCGCCGTATGTATATCGTTATGCATGGTTTGCTAGTAGATGGATGAAACATTTAGATGGTGGTAATACGGTAGATATTTCAGCAACCCTGATAAAGGAAAACACGGTAGAACTCTCAGCGCTCGGACATTATTATAATAACTTTATGCATTAA
- the LOC134695137 gene encoding uncharacterized protein LOC134695137: protein MHLQHHCPTSNVRAGFVPMINPKNFNRDLNISSNAQYLLGFNEPDHHKQSNLTVAQAVSMWKEVEKKAAGKILVSPAVTNLNWLQQFIHQCHNCRIDHVAVHAYRCDAHQLIAYLKDAWNRFHKPIWLTEFACPHTTSVNEQLRFMKDALPLLDAAPYVFRYSWFTSRFIHHNEGTWVDASASLMKEHSAELSVLGHYYNNFM, encoded by the coding sequence ATGCACCTTCAACATCACTGTCCGACATCTAACGTAAGAGCAGGGTTTGTACCGATGATTAACCCTAAAAATTTTAATAGAGACCTGAATATATCTTCAAATGCACAATATCTTCTAGGGTTTAACGAGCCTGACCACCATAAACAATCAAACCTTACAGTAGCCCAAGCTGTCAGTATGTGGAAGGAAGTAGAGAAAAAGGCTGCTGGGAAAATCTTAGTTAGTCCTGCAGTTACCAATCTTAACTGGTTGCAACAGTTTATACACCAATGTCACAATTGCAGAATTGACCACGTGGCTGTCCATGCTTATAGATGCGATGCACATCAACTCATAGCATACCTTAAGGACGCATGGAATAGATTCCATAAACCAATATGGCTGACCGAATTCGCATGTCCTCATACTACGTCAGTTAATGAACAGCTTCGATTTATGAAAGATGCTCTGCCGCTTTTGGATGCTGCACCGTATGTATTTCGATACTCATGGTTTACTAGTAGATTTATACACCACAATGAAGGTACTTGGGTCGATGCATCAGCCAGTCTAATGAAGGAACACTCTGCTGAACTCTCAGTACTTGGACATTATTACAACAACTTCATGTAA